Sequence from the Solea senegalensis isolate Sse05_10M linkage group LG1, IFAPA_SoseM_1, whole genome shotgun sequence genome:
TAAAGTGATTGTTCAGGATTTGCTCTGCACTAAGAACCAGTTTAACCAGTTGTACCAGAACCAGCTGTGGACTTAAACACAATCGGTTTAACCCGGgttaataattaattcattaaaatgtctCGGCTTCTAACAGTTTGACCGGAAGTTTGTTGCCCGTGTCTGCTGAAGAGGGAActgcagcccatggccaagtggaaagggaacttggcttgtaaccggagcaAGGTACctaacccccattgctccccgggtgctgCTCATTCGCTGCCCGTTGCTCCTAATTCTAGAGTTATCCGTGAtaaccagtgtgtgtgaagtggggaaaaaaaccaagTGCCAGTAATCCTCTTATCTCTTATCCAtatgaggtcagggctctgtgaagggccagtcaagttcttccacaccaaagtcaaagtcaaaccatgtctttatagtccttgctttgcgcactggggcacagtcatgttggCACAGCCTCCAATtgccttcctcaaactgttgccacaaagtcaGAAGCCTAGcatcgtccaaaatgtcttggtgtGCTGATgcgttaagattgtccttcataaGGGGCCTAGCCTAAAGCCTGATTGACACACGTTATACCTTAACAGGTataaagaatatgtttgccacttaacttgttttcacaacatccttttccagctggaaactgaagtttgtgttgccCACGGGCTTTCAAACACCAGCGGCACAAAATACCACCTTTCAACTCACGAAtatggagacagcagtggatcaacaactcctgtgcgcTGTGATGACGCACAATTAAAGATTTTCTCTGTAAACTACGGCCTTGTAAACGTGTAAGTAATATGGATGTAGCCTGAGAGCAGGAGAATCACTGTGATGCTGACCCTCTGTTTGATCTTGTCTGGCAGAAAGGGACGAATCATGGCAAAGACGGGCCTGAAGAACATTGGCTCGTTGACCAGGTGGATTCCTCTCACTTTGAGAGGGAAAGAgtcctgacaaacacacacaaacacacacaaacacacacacaaaaaaaagatgaagatgatCTGAAGCAGAGGACTTGAAGAAACTGACAGACACTGAAACGTCCTGTGATGTAACATACGCACTTTCAACATAAAGTATGTTACGAGACGAagttctccttttttttaacagaacatgttatttagggctgcaaccaataatctgccgattattttcAAGATTAATCgtgtacttgtttggtccaaataATGTCATAAAGTGTTGAAATGTCAATCGGTGTTTCCTAAACCAAATGATTCggtttcaattatttatttgttacatggagcaaagaaactaggaaatattcacatttaaaaagctgaaaaatgaagaaagcttgttttaattgtttaaaacattcaaacggatgaattatcaaaatagtttagtaattgattaataatctaataatcgttgcagcccttatattattacagtttttaaTCTACATTTCTCAGATCAAGAATTCAAATTCCTAACATTTAAAGCATAATCTAATCCCAACCATGATTGACGGCCTACCGAGAGCACGGATGATATCTTTCTGGCAAGGGAGGGGTTAATCTGCAGGGCGTGGCCTAAGCTCCACCCCTGCAGGTCAAATATGGCCTTGATGCCCcgcctctgtgtttgtgtctctgaggaGATGATCTCTGATGTCATCAGGCTGATTCTGAACACCTGGAAGGCCGACCAGTCCTTAGGGTTCCACTGTcctgaagacagagagacagaaagaccaAGAAAAAGACAGGCAGGGAGACATTACACATCAGGATCCGAGCCTCACATGTTTTTGACATCACTGCTGTCTGCGTTTACTGACCGATCCTGTAGAGCAGGACTCGGCTGCCAGCGTGGTCCCTCTGCGGGAGGACACTGTGATACGAGGTGCTGAGGAGGCCGAGGACAGAGGACGGAGACAGACAGCCGCTGATCTCAGGACTCTCCTGCCGCCAACGCTGATAGTTTAACAAGAGCTGCACAGGACACATGAATTCAACCTTCAGGGACATTACACAAGCCTGGTTGTTGTGAAAGAGAAAGTCATAATCTTCAGTCATTGTTTAACGTTATTAAATATTACTCATTATAAACATGGAGTCATTGCAAGTCCTGTTGTTATTGAACAGACTGAACTAGTTTTTGAACtagtgaaaaaagtgaaaaagtgaaaaagtttGACTCCAAGAGAAATCAAACTTAAAACTGGATAAAAGGGtgtaaacatacacaaataaatgatatttgtgTATTCATTACATATTAATCAATGCTGATTATTGTGCAGCAAGGTTGTCGGAATTAAGTGTTCAAACAGATGTTCTGAGTTGGGTCTTTATTGAATATATTCAAGACAGCGTTCGTACAGAGAGTAACAGGATGTAGACTCTGCATGCGAGGAGTGCCGTGTCTGCAAAAGCATGTGTTTAATATACTGTAGCTCGATGCATCTTTCgtcacaggaaacaaaacaccTATCCTTGTAATGTggttaaacaataaataacaaaataaatttgatacaacattatttacaaatatcagcccacagtctggtttctgaaccaaaaacattaacacaatCATAACCAAGGACATTAATATTAACCTTTATTCCACATTTCTGTGGACGAAAGCAGTGAAATCTGCCAGttacaaatgtataaatatcaCTTATGACTAAAGACATGATgattaaaaagccaaagtcaACATGGTTTTAGGGCAGATTCTTTGTGTGAGGTTATTCTGAGGACAATGTACAGTAGGCTACAATGTAAAGTTATTGAAAATTATTTCAGATACAAATTCACCAAAATACGAGCTGTAGTGTGACCATAGGaatgacatgtttgtctgtAGTGGTTTTTGTAACACTACAGTTAAGAGCAGTGAAcctattgatttattttctcgtGCTCGTCTTTTCAGCGACGCACTTTGACGACGGTCCCTGGGCATTCGCCTCACAACCGTCTCGCTGCCGCTGCACATAGAGACACATGTTATTCTTCCAGCACGGAATTCACGTCACTTGGATGAAAATGTTATTGTAGCTCATTAAGTACACAATTCTGATTGTGAAAAGACCACGCCTATGTTAATAGAACGTTTCGTTTACACGTTATTGATCCGTAAAGTCCCAATCTGTCAATATCTTTCCAACTTTACCGAACTCAGAAACTGCTGCATCTGTCAGTGATTACACAGCAGTGACTAAAACTAACGCAGACTTGAGTTGTTTTCGTTTTACTGCTCAGTCCAGTCCGGTCCGGTCCGGTCCGGTTCGGTTCTGTACCTTCAAAGAAAGCTCCACGTCAAAGTCTCTGGCCCGCAGGAACTTGATGAGGAATCCGTCGGAGAGCGCGGTGACGGCGGTCAGCTGTGTGGCCTGCAGCGCTCTCCGCCTCAGCTCACTCACATGCGGCTGCAGCTGCGGAGAGTCGTCCGGCAGTTCACTGAGCTCAGGCCCGTTCATGTCGCTCCCAGGTCCCGTTACATGATACTGTCTGTCACACTCATAtacttttaaatatactgttatactgctactgctgtcagagagagagagggagagagagagagagagagagagagacacgcgcgcacacacacacacagaagagggctgtgtgtgtttgtgtgggtacTTGTATGTATAGCTTCGTGAGGACCGTACATTAAGGTAGGGGAAGTGAGGACACGTTGTCTGGGCCTCACAACTGTAAAGTGTCTTTCTGACCTTGTCAAgagcagtagtcctcatggtgaccaaaaacctggtcctaatgaggcataaccttatttctgaggaactttAATGTTAAGTTTAGTGCTAAGATTTAAGTTGCGCTTGGGTTCAGgacatacaatatatatgtgtgtgtctatatatatatatatatacatatacagtatatacacatgtgtgtgtttgtgtatatatatatatatatatatatatatatatacacacacatatatatatacagtacatttgtcaaaatgtgtgATGAGCAAATGTccacactcaaacaaacaaatgcttcttcctctgttttgtcACTGTGGTGAACTAGCATTGGACATTTTGTTAGTCTTTATTGGAGTAGTGAATGGAAAATGTGTATCTCACTTCATCTAGGTGATTTCCGAAGCTTGAGTCTGGAACCAGAGATgggtcacaagatttatttggGTCCCCCAAAAAATAAGCGTAGAAAATTTTTAATCAACATGCTTAAAATTAAGTTATAAATTGTTTACCAATTGTTTTCCCATTTAAAATTTGGTTCACAATAAGTTTGTCATCTATTAAAAGTGGGTCCAAACATACAAAGTTTGGGAACGCTGAACATCTGAATTACAGTTAGGAGAGATGAACAATTAAGCTcctttaaatatgtatttatccTTTAATTGTGGAGGACATGAGTTCATCCTCATTAGACGCTTAGATTATATTAGATTATACTCCAACCTTGTAGATATTTATAAACTGGTTCTAAAGGTACTTTTGTGTCAGTACTTCATATAATCACACATGTGACTGGCTCCTACTCTGCTTATAGTATACGTAGTAAGTAGTATacgtctttctctgtgtgtgtgtgtgtacatacatataaatatttaacTGTGTCCTGCTCTGAGTAATaagtttgtatttttcatttaaacatttatcgCAACAGTTTTTAAGCAAACGCGTACAAACGatagaaacaaaacattttctacCTTTTTCTGTAATTACAAACATCAGCACAAGTcaagaaatcaaataaaaataatgatgataataaacgAGACTGCATTCACAAACATGACTGAGCTGTTTTTACTGAAAAACTGTAACAGGGGTTGGTGAACCAGGCACCGGTGTAGCATCACACTGCTACTGTAAATACAAGACAACACCCACAGCACAGCCACCGATTATACAACGCTCCTAATCAATATAATCGTCCGTGAGTAATGGATTGTATAATCAACAGCTCTGGAGGGTCAACGAGCTCCAGTGGATGTCGCGTTTGTTCAGGCATCGTCTCCTCAGAGTCTCTCagtccaaagaaaaaaaaagagaagatgaagtagaaagaaagaagaagcttATGGTGACGTTATGATTGTATCAACAGCATGGCTTTCTCTGTCCCTGGACTCTCGTCCTCCAGTCTTGTGGAGGACGATATCtgctgtgcatttgtgtgttcgTGTGTACGACAGACGTGGTGACCAGGGATTCACCAGACGCCTTGTGTTTTACACAATCAGACTTTTGAATGTCACAATCCTTCACgtgacaagaaaacaaaaaaaaacaacaacgctgGACCTGCAGAGTGAAAAACACGGCGttgggaaacaacaacaacaacatgatttCCTGATGACGCAAATGTACAGACATTGGGGTCAGAGGTCGGCGAACCCTCAGCTTTCTGTTGCATCACTAAGACTCTTCAGCATCTTTGCCACACATGATTCTAAtgcacaacaataaaaaacaccatTAAACCTGGTGTTTCTGGATGAGGAGCCTCTAGAGCAGTACATTCCCAGAATGTGAGCtgtggccccctggtggccatgaGAGTTAAACGTGAACTACGTGACCAAATAAGGATCTTATTTTTAGTTAAAGCTGCCGTCAATGACGTTATCttttggccaacttcctgtACTTTCTTTTGCCCAATCAGATTACACACAAAGTCATTGTAGAGACAAGAGTAGGTGCTAATTACGCATTCATCTCCAAGCTCCACCCCAGGCCGGTTGTACTCAATTaccttaatatatatataatatatattatatatatatcatattatattatattaattttgTGGTATGAGCTAATCCCGAGTGAAGGAGTGGGAGGGGCAGGACGTGAGCGAGGAAGATGAACTACGTGGTAACTCATGAAAATATGCGACACCGAGAGACTTATGTATTTCTCTATTTAACATAGATTTTAACTCAATTATTTCACCAACAGCAGCTTTAAGCTTCAAATAaccaaaaatatgcagattatTTATCATACTTTTTTAGATAATTcctttgtaaatgtttatattgaaGTGGgctgaaaataagaaaatagtGATCCGAATTTAGatttttctaaatttaaagTTTGGAATGTTCAGCTCTGGAGGAATAAACGACATTGGGCCTTATGCAGTTTCCgctcatacacaaacacaattagtTTAATAGAACCTGTCACTTCTTTTCACGGCTAGTGCACACGTGTCTTCCTGTAAGACAACTCCACAGCTCCCTCTAGTGAGTTTAGTGGATGATGACATGTTGGTTGCTGTACTGCGTGCATGGTTTCATAATGGTTCTTCCCTTCTAGGTAGACCCGTGACATTGTTTATACTTCCTTAAAATAGATAGACAGTATACGGTACTGACAACTGAGTTGTGCGACtgcgctgtgagcgccccctacacAGAGACGTGGTAGCTCgctctcaatgaaaacatggctgccggaAGTAAACAAAAATCTACACCTTCTTAAGTCtataatatattaaaactaGGTTTGTCTGACTACGTAAAATAACCTTATACGAAAAATCCTGAACTAATAATTCTAAACAACTCCAGTCAGACTCAGAATAAACTGTGAGCCACCCACGTTGACAAGTTTGCACACGTGAAAATTACCCTAAAACTATATAAAACAGTAATGTACATTAATCTAATTAAATAAACTACGTTTCCTGGATTATCGGTGAATGATGACGTTCATCAGTGTGTCCAGAGAGGAGAGGCTGGGGAACGTGACTTAGAACATTTGCACAAACTTCACATACGTATTTACAACATTGTTGCATGAGGCCCAATGTGTATTATTGTTGTGAcctaatgaaataaaacaaacagaaaacagacctGGTGACAACAAAGAGTCATGttttcaaaaaggaaaaataaaagaaaaagaatgttaGGACATTTTCAAAGAACTTGTGTTGGATTCCACCAGTTGTGATTAGTGCTGGGTGACGGCGGTTTTGTTATCTCATTTGGCAAAATTATACAAatcattttttcatttgaagaGTGGCTGCGTGAGACACTGTGTTGTGTGCGCCCCCTTGTGGTATATTTGGCAGcgaggacacaaggaaaaacagacttAACCCACTTAAccaaaggctcacctaataaaaccCAAGGCTGCTTAATTCAACTATGCCTCAAGAACATAATCACCACTTTACAACAGTATTTTCTGAACTAAGTTTGTAAACGTTTGCTGTCCTgcaccaaagctcatagagaaaatcatcatttttagctgacagggaaacaggagctgctggtctactgctgtaTCCTCTGGTAACTTCTTGCCACttcagtaaaacaaaacaaatgattgtaCCACAACATATGTGCACTTAATGACGGAGGCAGAAACAGGATCAACAAGTCCTGTGTGCTGGTTTGTataattgattgattttctctatggactttagtgtgggagtgtgagtggtttacaaagagGCTCAAACTTCAATTTGTCAGGGGAAGGTTGTCGAACAATGGGATAAATTAGCAAACAATGTCTGAAGACATTAAAGGtggagatttttttaaattagatgAGCCTTTAGTTAAACAGCTAAACTCAGTTCTTCCCTgtgtgcagccatgttttcaccgAGAGTGAGAGTCTGTGTCCCAAGCTGGTTCTCAGCACAGGAAGGATTTACAATATTAATGAAGTTATACAATCGcaccttaaaaagaaaaacctgcacTATGTCGTCAAAGTGTGAAATTAGTCAAATTCAGAGaaatgaaaatcaaaaacacacattcccTCAGGTGTAGAGATTAAAGAAGGTCGTCACCCAGCGCTACCTTTCTACCCGTGGATGGAATTAGACTCACATGGGGGGGCGTGGTCTGTCACAGTGTCAGCCATCTTTACATTGAGGTGTGTTGGCCTGTGGAATGGAAGCGTGAGGCACATTCTGGAATATAGAGACACTAGAGAGAACTCCAAACTAAACTCAAACCAATCAGAGCTTCATCAGCCTGCCTGCAGCTGGAGGGAGAAAATCATATGTACACAATCATAACAAGCTACACATGTAACATgaagttttcatttgtttttgttttttttggttgtggGAGTGAAGGAACACAAAAGATGTCCGGCAGGACGCGACATCAAATGCGTAATGTAACATTGCTTAAAATGTGCACGTGTCTAAAGGAAGACGTGTCGAGGTGAAAACCTGAGGAAGAAGAACATAAAAGTCCTGCATGAAGAACAAATTAAAACTGAACCGTTCTCTTTGGATGGAACCAGTGAGTTTGCTGGAATGTTTTCAAGTTACAACAGCTggaaaataatagaataaaaacagtgaGGGAATGAAGTGACCTGTAACTAAGTGCATTTCCAGAGGCGACATCTGTGCTTTACAGGTTAAGACTCTCTTTTTATGCATTTGTTTGGTTCAATCTCTCCTAACTCATGTCAAAACTCAGTTTTAGCCAATTTGACTAAAGGCTCACCTCATAAAACCCACACTGCTTCTGTCTACATCAAATCTGTGTCACGTTATAAAACACTCACTTGCCCACaacaaactccatagagaaaatctgcaacTTTGCATCACAGCACACGAGCTGTTCATTCATGACTGCTTCCactacaacattttaaatttgttatttagtgactttggtgtttgaaacttttcatttagatttacattaatgacacaaatgtattatgtgaggtaaaatcactcattttctctatggactttggtgcaggagagcgtGTGGTTATTAAATTTAGTTTCCTGTCATATAACGTAACATATGCAGCGTATTGTTAAGACATCATTGACTTatgcaggtgtagattttatttggtgagcctCATGTTTTGTGAGAATGAGCATCCAAACATGAACTATACCTTTAAAACTACTATTATGTAAGAGTTTGGCTTAGGTTAGTGCATACAGTAGAAAGACTGAAATACACATAAAACAATGTtcaggaataaaaataaatataatctcaaatacaatatttaaactTGGAGGCCACAGCGATCCCACATCACggatgaaatatttaaagatttaCTTAAACGCAactacataaatatatatatttatgtagtatatgtatatatatatacatatatatatacacatatatatatactaaatTATAGTTTCAAATTAACCTGACAACAAATGTGAGTAACATGGTGATCAGTGAAAACAGCTAATCACAGTCACCATTTTCACTGCGACAGACAGGCCACACCCCCTCTTTCATCATAAACAAACCAGTTTGACACACGTCAAGAACTCTTTCATTAACCAGCAGTTAACTTCAAATtagtcttcatttttttta
This genomic interval carries:
- the ttpa gene encoding alpha-tocopherol transfer protein; the encoded protein is MNGPELSELPDDSPQLQPHVSELRRRALQATQLTAVTALSDGFLIKFLRARDFDVELSLKLLLNYQRWRQESPEISGCLSPSSVLGLLSTSYHSVLPQRDHAGSRVLLYRIGQWNPKDWSAFQVFRISLMTSEIISSETQTQRRGIKAIFDLQGWSLGHALQINPSLARKISSVLSDSFPLKVRGIHLVNEPMFFRPVFAMIRPFLPDKIKQRIHMHGVDFHDTLSDFFSPTILPPEYGGEGPSIEEVCQDWTNHLLQSETLLQQIAAHPTADVAISPENCLISREAETERSSEV